The following proteins are co-located in the Hyalangium gracile genome:
- a CDS encoding sensor histidine kinase, protein MKLSLATRIFLGYAVVLVTFGAVSLFSVAELHRNQQEIRLVSQGYLQLSQDAAALETFHTSQGKDTERLVDEQNVETRRALIRLARMYTPQLISQRLSTTRATARDILTYAPESELAFVRELETRFKELEKQYTAHGRTAEAVFTVLASDQLDRAQVAASTTELRQVEASIGRELRALRTILDNRIRERVDRAEEHERRTGLAIITLSLVAVGVGLGATLLSARTLRPVRTLIEGVSRIGKGDYTAQLGVQGEDEVAVLAREFDAMARSLQARESQLKAQAEALARAEQLAAVGRISAQVAHEVRNPLSSIGLNVEMIGDALARASFSTEEEKHEAQELLTAVTREVDRLTDVTEQYLRMARPPKPTLVSEDVTEVLGGVLDFAREELERAGVEVVRNFAPDTPPVLADEGQLRQVFLNLLRNSREAMPDGGRLTVSTRGLEKEVEITVQDTGRGMTEVVRERLFEPFFSTKEGGTGLGLSVSQQILQAHGGTLACQSQPGEGTTFVLRLPRA, encoded by the coding sequence ATGAAGCTCTCACTCGCCACGCGCATCTTCCTGGGTTACGCCGTGGTGCTCGTCACCTTCGGAGCGGTGTCGCTCTTCAGCGTGGCGGAGCTGCACCGCAACCAGCAGGAGATCCGGCTCGTCAGCCAGGGCTACCTGCAGCTCTCCCAGGACGCGGCGGCGCTGGAGACGTTCCACACCAGCCAGGGCAAGGACACCGAGCGCCTGGTGGACGAGCAGAACGTGGAGACGCGGCGCGCCCTCATCCGGCTGGCGCGGATGTACACCCCCCAGCTGATCTCCCAGCGCCTGTCCACCACGCGGGCCACGGCACGGGACATCCTCACCTATGCTCCGGAGAGCGAGCTGGCCTTCGTGCGGGAGCTGGAAACTCGCTTCAAGGAGCTGGAGAAGCAGTACACCGCCCACGGGCGCACGGCGGAGGCGGTGTTCACGGTGCTGGCCTCGGACCAGCTGGATCGGGCGCAGGTGGCGGCGTCGACCACGGAGCTGCGGCAGGTGGAGGCCAGCATCGGCCGCGAGCTGCGCGCGCTGCGCACCATCCTGGACAACCGCATCCGCGAGCGCGTGGATCGCGCCGAGGAGCACGAGCGGCGCACGGGGCTGGCCATCATCACGCTCTCGCTGGTAGCGGTGGGCGTGGGGCTGGGTGCCACGCTGCTGTCGGCGCGCACGCTGCGGCCGGTGCGCACGCTCATCGAGGGTGTGTCCCGCATCGGCAAGGGCGACTACACGGCGCAGCTGGGCGTGCAGGGCGAAGACGAGGTGGCGGTGCTGGCCCGGGAGTTCGACGCGATGGCGCGCTCGCTCCAGGCGCGCGAGTCCCAGCTCAAGGCCCAGGCCGAGGCGCTGGCCCGGGCCGAGCAGCTCGCGGCGGTGGGCCGCATCTCCGCCCAGGTGGCGCACGAGGTGCGCAACCCGCTGTCCTCCATCGGGCTCAACGTGGAGATGATCGGAGACGCGCTGGCCCGCGCCAGCTTCAGCACCGAGGAGGAGAAGCACGAGGCCCAGGAGCTGCTCACCGCGGTGACGCGCGAGGTGGATCGGCTCACGGACGTCACCGAGCAGTACCTGCGCATGGCGCGCCCGCCCAAGCCGACGCTGGTGTCGGAGGATGTGACGGAGGTGCTGGGCGGCGTGCTGGACTTCGCTCGGGAGGAGCTGGAGCGCGCGGGCGTGGAGGTGGTGCGGAACTTCGCTCCGGACACCCCGCCAGTGCTGGCGGACGAGGGGCAGCTGCGCCAGGTCTTCCTCAACCTCCTGCGCAACAGCCGGGAGGCCATGCCGGACGGCGGGCGCCTCACCGTGTCCACCCGAGGGCTGGAGAAGGAGGTGGAGATCACCGTCCAGGACACGGGCCGGGGCATGACGGAGGTGGTGCGCGAGCGGCTGTTCGAGCCCTTCTTCTCCACCAAGGAGGGCGGCACGGGGCTGGGGCTCTCCGTCAGCCAGCAGATACTGCAGGCGCACGGGGGCACACTCGCCTGTCAGAGTCAGCCCGGCGAGGGGACGACCTTCGTGTTAAGGCTCCCCCGCGCATGA
- a CDS encoding coiled-coil domain-containing protein: MLVALILVSIGFAVTLGMLLFGSNRASVPTPTVKGELDDASKARARAESELERKQKELDEQRSQLQEVKEQLKQTKRKLFEQKESEKGERDLLKARAETERQASVQLEMVRVELANALAEVERLRGEQGGGARQRRAPAPQPAAPSAPAASSAPAAPTAEASAPATGQISAPAQEGERVVMAAVQVTPAAEQPAAEKDRGQRRYRELNDADREKMERLEHTANKERSRAGELERELRRVKGQSETQQRIFAAAKSELDLQKDKYRALEKRMNRALLERDLLRRAIRDLEKKTGMMADRTELTPDEMAASDQRTDEVARERAAAEAQRAAAQAQPEAAKPAESTEAPAASSEATTAAAEADKSASPGA, from the coding sequence GTGCTGGTTGCCCTCATCCTCGTATCCATCGGCTTTGCCGTCACCCTCGGCATGCTGCTCTTCGGCTCGAACCGAGCCTCCGTCCCGACTCCGACCGTGAAGGGAGAGCTGGACGACGCGTCCAAGGCTCGCGCCCGCGCCGAGTCCGAGCTCGAGCGCAAGCAGAAGGAGCTCGACGAGCAGCGCTCACAGCTCCAGGAGGTGAAGGAGCAGCTCAAGCAGACCAAGCGCAAGCTGTTCGAGCAGAAGGAGTCCGAGAAGGGTGAGCGCGATCTGCTCAAGGCCCGCGCCGAGACGGAGCGCCAGGCCTCGGTGCAGCTGGAGATGGTGCGGGTGGAGCTGGCCAACGCGCTGGCCGAGGTAGAGCGGCTGCGCGGCGAGCAGGGCGGCGGTGCCCGTCAGCGTCGCGCCCCGGCGCCCCAGCCCGCGGCCCCCAGCGCCCCAGCGGCTTCCAGCGCTCCAGCGGCCCCGACCGCGGAGGCCAGCGCTCCGGCGACGGGGCAGATCTCCGCTCCGGCGCAGGAGGGTGAGCGCGTGGTGATGGCGGCGGTCCAGGTGACGCCGGCCGCCGAGCAGCCCGCCGCGGAGAAGGACCGGGGCCAGCGCCGCTACCGCGAGCTGAACGACGCGGACCGCGAGAAGATGGAGCGGCTGGAGCACACCGCGAACAAGGAGCGCAGCCGGGCGGGCGAGCTGGAGCGTGAGCTGCGCCGGGTGAAGGGGCAGAGCGAGACGCAGCAGCGCATCTTCGCCGCCGCCAAGAGCGAGCTGGATCTGCAGAAGGACAAGTACAGGGCCCTGGAGAAGCGCATGAACCGCGCGCTGCTGGAGCGGGACCTGCTGCGCCGCGCCATCAGGGACCTGGAGAAGAAGACGGGCATGATGGCCGACCGGACCGAGCTGACGCCGGACGAGATGGCCGCCAGCGATCAGCGCACCGATGAGGTGGCTCGAGAGCGCGCGGCGGCGGAGGCCCAGCGGGCCGCCGCTCAGGCCCAGCCGGAGGCCGCGAAGCCCGCGGAGTCCACCGAGGCTCCGGCCGCTTCGAGCGAGGCCACCACGGCCGCGGCCGAGGCCGACAAGTCCGCGTCGCCTGGCGCCTGA
- a CDS encoding Kelch repeat-containing protein: protein MASESFITESQAPKGWLSSLRSRRPERKLIPWLGMWPHHSRTALLAAVLALAPACQEQGAAPRLQLITSACEGPRPLEGVTHLRLRVTGEGLDTPIERITPVDIRPEDIPVIPPGARRVLEVRGYTGEPSSAGSVVSVGRSVPFEMPEQGAPSAPVRVTLRRINTFVGVESSLVPGSCLDLTEPRAGHTATLLPDGRVVLAGGVRVSSEGQTETLSSVEILDPQAGTLTHLPDPGLGGAVRRAFHTASLMLDGRVALVGGESQLLGELAIPLRTAVVFDPATERVQQFDLAVARSRHAAATDITGRILVVGGVGADGLVVSNPEGVEPAAGRSFTVPTPVPRLGAAVVTLPDNQRIAVIGGSDGNELSREVLTFSFSGGTYSLSNPLVLLRQARRDAAATPFAEGQKLLVTGGYSLPGNPEDNPRPVSASELIDFQAPTPTLSAGPSIVARGDLCAVSLPGGRVLTAGGRRVASEAGFESSGVVELITPTENLTGGVLGMVPVAPGRHLHTCTTLPDGSVLVAGGLASSGQTSRLASGLYLFMPVPRD, encoded by the coding sequence GTGGCGAGTGAGAGCTTCATCACGGAGAGTCAGGCCCCCAAGGGCTGGCTGTCATCGCTACGCTCGCGCCGGCCCGAGCGCAAGCTGATACCGTGGCTGGGCATGTGGCCTCATCATTCTCGCACCGCCCTCCTAGCGGCCGTCCTGGCCCTCGCTCCCGCGTGTCAGGAGCAGGGGGCGGCTCCCCGGCTCCAGCTCATTACCTCCGCGTGCGAGGGGCCCCGCCCCCTGGAGGGTGTCACCCACCTGCGCCTGCGCGTCACCGGGGAGGGGCTGGACACTCCCATCGAGCGCATCACCCCGGTGGACATCCGGCCCGAGGACATCCCCGTCATCCCCCCTGGGGCCCGCCGGGTGCTCGAGGTCCGCGGCTACACGGGTGAGCCCAGCAGCGCGGGCTCGGTGGTCTCCGTGGGGCGCTCGGTGCCCTTCGAGATGCCGGAGCAGGGGGCCCCCTCCGCACCCGTGCGCGTCACCCTGCGCCGCATCAACACCTTCGTCGGGGTGGAGAGCTCCCTGGTTCCGGGCTCCTGTCTGGATCTGACCGAGCCGCGCGCCGGGCACACGGCGACCCTCCTGCCCGACGGCCGGGTCGTCCTCGCCGGCGGGGTTCGGGTGTCGTCCGAAGGGCAGACGGAGACGCTCAGCTCCGTCGAGATCCTCGATCCCCAAGCCGGGACGCTCACCCACCTGCCGGATCCGGGGCTCGGGGGAGCGGTACGGCGGGCGTTCCACACCGCCTCGCTGATGCTGGATGGCCGCGTGGCCCTGGTCGGTGGGGAGTCCCAGCTTCTGGGGGAGCTCGCGATCCCGCTGCGCACCGCGGTGGTGTTCGATCCGGCGACGGAGCGGGTCCAGCAGTTCGACCTGGCCGTGGCCCGCTCCCGCCATGCGGCGGCCACCGACATCACCGGTCGCATCCTCGTGGTGGGCGGAGTCGGAGCCGATGGCCTGGTGGTCTCGAACCCCGAGGGCGTCGAGCCTGCCGCGGGCCGGAGCTTCACCGTTCCCACTCCCGTGCCCCGCCTGGGGGCGGCCGTGGTGACACTCCCGGACAACCAGCGCATCGCCGTCATCGGCGGCTCGGATGGGAACGAGCTCTCGCGCGAGGTGCTGACGTTCTCCTTCAGCGGGGGCACCTACTCCCTCAGCAATCCGCTCGTGCTGCTGCGCCAGGCACGACGCGACGCGGCGGCCACGCCCTTCGCCGAGGGGCAGAAGCTGCTCGTGACGGGGGGCTACTCCCTGCCTGGCAACCCGGAGGACAACCCCAGGCCGGTGTCCGCCTCGGAGCTCATCGACTTCCAGGCCCCGACGCCCACCCTCAGCGCGGGGCCGTCCATCGTGGCCCGGGGAGACCTCTGCGCGGTGAGCCTGCCGGGGGGCCGCGTTCTCACGGCGGGAGGCCGGAGGGTGGCCTCCGAGGCCGGGTTCGAGAGCAGCGGCGTCGTCGAGCTCATCACCCCCACTGAGAACCTGACGGGCGGCGTGCTGGGAATGGTGCCGGTGGCCCCTGGGCGCCACCTGCACACCTGCACGACGCTGCCGGATGGCTCGGTGCTCGTCGCGGGCGGGCTGGCGAGCAGTGGCCAGACTTCGCGGCTCGCCTCCGGGCTGTACCTCTTCATGCCCGTGCCGCGTGACTGA
- a CDS encoding M16 family metallopeptidase produces MSFTPYRDVLPSGLRVVTVETPHLHTALLAVYVRTGSRHETPLNNGVSHFLEHLFFRGSEGWPDTVKMNAAVEEVGGNLNGVTTRDQGFYYTSLHPNHLNVGMEIVGDMLTRPRLTDMEVERQIILEEILDEVDEKGRDIDLDNLSKQLLFADHPLSMKIGGTRDSVSTLTHAQVLEHFARNYVAGNLVVTAAGRVRHPEVLELAERAFARLPKGPATTEKAPALTLPGPRLHFVPHEESQTEFRISFRIVPEHHEDYPALQIIRRVLDDGLSSRLPFEVVEKRGLAYSLSAGMDVFHDAAVFEIDAASAPEKASRVVEEVLRVLATLCAEGISAEELARAQRRHRMLLEFSEDSPAELAAWFGSTELFRRPESFSQRADLVDAETVAHVREVARRYFTRENLTVVAVGQRKGIKALERVVELAEGLPSGAPKAATSGRRAR; encoded by the coding sequence ATGAGCTTCACACCCTACCGGGACGTGCTGCCCTCCGGGCTGCGCGTCGTCACCGTCGAGACGCCCCACCTTCACACCGCGCTGCTGGCCGTGTACGTGCGCACGGGCAGCCGCCACGAGACGCCCCTCAACAACGGCGTCAGCCACTTCCTGGAGCACCTCTTCTTCCGAGGAAGCGAGGGCTGGCCGGACACCGTGAAGATGAACGCCGCCGTCGAGGAGGTGGGCGGCAACCTCAACGGCGTCACCACCCGAGACCAGGGCTTCTACTACACCTCCTTACACCCCAATCACCTGAACGTGGGGATGGAGATTGTGGGGGACATGCTCACCCGTCCACGGCTCACCGACATGGAGGTGGAGCGGCAGATCATCCTCGAGGAGATCCTGGACGAGGTGGACGAGAAGGGTCGGGACATCGACCTGGACAACCTGTCCAAGCAGCTGCTGTTCGCGGACCACCCGCTGTCGATGAAGATCGGCGGCACGCGCGACTCCGTGTCGACGCTCACCCATGCCCAGGTGCTGGAGCACTTCGCGCGCAACTACGTGGCGGGCAACCTGGTGGTGACGGCGGCGGGACGGGTGAGGCACCCCGAGGTGCTGGAGCTGGCCGAGCGTGCCTTCGCGCGCCTGCCGAAGGGCCCCGCCACCACGGAGAAGGCCCCTGCCCTGACGCTGCCAGGGCCTCGGCTGCACTTCGTGCCGCACGAGGAGTCGCAGACGGAGTTCCGCATCAGCTTCCGCATCGTTCCGGAGCACCACGAGGACTACCCGGCGCTGCAGATCATCCGCCGGGTGCTGGACGACGGACTGTCGTCGCGGCTGCCCTTCGAGGTCGTGGAGAAGCGGGGGCTGGCCTACTCGCTGAGCGCGGGGATGGATGTCTTCCACGACGCGGCCGTCTTCGAGATCGACGCGGCGAGCGCGCCGGAGAAGGCCTCGCGGGTGGTGGAGGAGGTGCTGCGGGTGCTGGCCACGCTCTGCGCGGAGGGGATCTCGGCGGAGGAGCTGGCGCGCGCCCAGCGCAGGCACCGGATGCTGCTGGAGTTCTCCGAGGACTCGCCGGCGGAGCTGGCCGCCTGGTTCGGCAGCACGGAGCTGTTCCGCCGGCCCGAGTCCTTCAGCCAGCGCGCGGATCTGGTGGACGCGGAGACGGTGGCGCACGTGCGCGAGGTGGCGCGGCGCTACTTCACGCGCGAGAACCTCACGGTGGTGGCGGTGGGCCAGCGCAAGGGCATCAAGGCGCTGGAGCGCGTGGTGGAGCTGGCGGAGGGGCTGCCCTCGGGAGCCCCGAAGGCCGCTACTTCCGGCCGCCGCGCAAGATGA